From the Salvelinus alpinus chromosome 12, SLU_Salpinus.1, whole genome shotgun sequence genome, the window TCAAGTgataaaaggaaaataaaatacGTAGACAAATAAGTGCTGAATATGCTCCAAAGTAACATTTTCTAGAAAATGAGCCTCCAtcatttaatatattttttacatttttggtcCAGTTATCTTTTGGGCCAATCATGTCTGaggatggcaatttgaatacatgAAATCCACATTGTTGTCACAATATGCAGAATGATAATGTGGGTGGCTTGTCTTCTGCTGGCAGTCAGGTCGATATCTTGCCTAACAGCCTGTGCAGGCAACAAAGGCACAGATCTCACAGACGTCTATAGGCACAGTAGCTGGAAGAAAGAAGAGAAAGGTCAGTGTTAAAAACATGTTTCAAAATCACTCAATCACTTCAAACTACAACCACATATTGCAGAGACCAACTAGCATAAAAGAGATTCTGATCAATGACTCGCCATCAGCAAATTATAACGGTCTTATCACAATCTGGTCTGTTCCACCAAGTTGGACTATAGTGGATATTATTCTATTGTGTGGCCTTTTCTTACCTAGTCTTGAGAGAGACATGCTGGCCCCTCTCTGCATGCACAGGGGCATGAACTCCTGTGGCAGGGAGGGGTTAGCACAGACGGAAGCAAAGCTGGTGCTGGCGAGATGAGGATTCTGCTTCCCGTTTACACTGCTGCTCTCTGTCAGTTCTTGGAGCTTCTTTACTGATTCCAGTGAGAAAACAAAGTCGCCCTcctagagagaagagaagagaggagagagacacggtTAGAGAGAGCACCACATCAGTAAGTCATATTGGGATGCCCATAGAGTTGTAATGATAGCTTGCACCAAGTATGCACTTGGTTTAAAAAATCCACTCTGAATTTTGTATGTTAGCTACATTGTGAGGGTTaacaaaaaatattttcattAGTTTACAATTTTTGTCCAATTGAGTATGAGTTTGAATCTGATATTACTGCAGTCTATAGTCTTCATATTATAATGCATTCTAGTAAGGTAAACCTTGCTGTAGGAGGAGCCCTTACCTGCACTTGTACTTGGACTGCATGGGCTTCAGAGACCAGATAGAGAGCCAGGAGCACAAGAGCAATGGAGAGAATGGTTTTCATCTTGTATTTTGACAGGTTTGCTTTGAGCCTTTAGTCTTGCtgttgttggtgtgtttggaaggTTGTCTCACCTCATTCTCTGCTCTCCATTCATCACCCTTCTTCCTTTTAAAGGGTTGACTTTCAACTCAGCTCAGCCTTGTTGGCCTGGGATTGGCTAAGCTGCACATGGGAGAAAAGTATTTCTCACGGTTTAATGAGTAGTGATGGTGGATTTTAAAAGGTCATAAAGGGAGATTCATAAATCCTCTCTGACCTCATCCAGTGTGATGTTTTTATGGACCGTTACTTGATGCCTCCACTTACCACGTTGGTTAACAAGTAATTCCTCTACAGTCACACAAACTGTCTTTATTCTGATTCTGAACAAACTTTGCACAGTTTACACAAGCCACACTTTTTTGGTGtctgaaaaatatttttgttACAATTTATCTGTTGTCTGCAAGGATggtaaaacatttattaaatgaATTGAAAACATAATACTGTTGCAATATTATAATTTGATTATTATAATTACACAGTCAGACATTTTAGGAGCCTCATTTATCAGTCAAAACCAGACACATCCATAAGGCCATTAAGGTTGACCAAAACCATTTGTTACTGGGTTATATACTAAAATGATTTGTCAAACAGAAAACATGCTCTGTCCTCCATAACATGCCATaactcattttaaaacattgaAGTATAGATttattatatactgaacaaaaatataaactcaaacacacaacaatttcaaagattttactgagttacagatcaACCATAGTAGGCTACATGGGAGGAGAACGCTTAACACAGACGGTTTGAGATAAAAAATAAtatcatttttttaaactttatttaactatgcaagtcagttaagaacaaattcttatttacaatgatggcctaccctggccaaactctcccctaaaccagacgacgctgtgccaattgtgcgccgccctatgagataAGGCCATTAGTCAGTATCCTCTCCATAAAGTCTACACTCAGCAGTATGGACCAATGGTATGAGGGTAGGGCATGTCATGCTCCATCACTGAATAACAAATCTACCTGTATTTTAAAAGGACACACCTGAGTAAATGAggaatacaaagtatattgaaagcaggtgcttccacacaggtgtggttcctgagttaattaagcaattaacatcccatcatgcttagggttgTGTAAAAAAATGTCcaattgcccattattttggctaccatggctagaagaagaaatCTCAGTAACTTTGATAGAGGGgtttcaaaggagcatagggggtttaaaagtgtgtgtgtgtcagtcaccagatctcaacccaattgaaaacttatgggagattctggagcggtgcctgagacaacattttccaccaccatcaacaattTCTCATTGAAGAATGGAGTCATATCCCTCCaaaagagttccagacacttgtagaatctatgccacaGTGCATTGAAGCTGCTCTGGCAGCCCAACACTTTATGCTGGTGTTTCCTCTTTTGGCAGTTTTTaattaacgaggcaagtcagttaagaacaaattcttatttacaatgacggcctaccagggaacagtgggttaactgccttgttcaggggtagaacgacagatttttaccttgtcagctcagggattcaatccagcaacctttcggttactggcccaacactcgaaccactaggctacctgccaccccaatcgCAGTTCCCTGTATTATAACTGATAGGCTAGTGGCAAGGCCCCCGCATTTCTTTATGATACCCCTACCCAAGGTAGAACAAAATACAACCATGTTTTTTCACATCTTtaatatggctgcaatcccgttaacgggatgatatgacaacagccagtgaaagtgcagggcgccaaattcaaacaacagaaatctcataattaaaattcttcaaacatacatgtatcttctaacgttttaaaggtaatcttgttgttaatcccaccaaagtgtccgatttcaaataggctgttcagcgaaagcaccacaaatgattatgttaggtgtcaccgcaaaatcacagacaaacacagtcatttttccagccaaagacaggagtcacaaaaagcagaaatagagataaaatgaatcactaacctttgatgatcgtcatcagatgacactcataggacttcatgttagacaatacatatatgttttgttcgataaagttaatatttatatccaaaaacctcagtttacattcgcgccatgttcagaaatgcctccaaaatatccagagaaattgcagagagccacgtcaaataacataaatactcatgataaactttgatgaaagatacatgttttacatagaattaaagatacacttgttcttaatgcaaccgctgtgtcagatttcaaaaagctttacggcaaaagcacaatattcaataatctgagaacagcgttcagccacaaaagcaagccatacagttagccgccaaattgtgcagtcaacaaaatcataagaagcattataaatcttcacttacctttgctgatcttcatcggaatgcactcccaggactcccacttccacaataaattttcgttttgttcggtaatgtccatcatttatgtccaaatagctatttttgttagcgtgtttggtaaacgaatccaacgtcaggaagcgcgttcactaaaagcagacgaaatgtccaaaagttccgtaacagtcagaagaaacatgtcaaacgatgtattgaatcaatctttagaatgtttttaacataaatcttgaataacgttccaaccggagaattacattgacttcagatgtgcgatggaacatagctccctctcatgtgaacgcgcatggtcagagcatggccaggtcatggtagacctgactatttcctgtctccttcagccccacttcacagtagaggcatcagacaaggttctacagactgttgacatctagtggaagccgcaggaagtgcaaactcatccatatcccactgtttgTTCAATAGGGACTGTGTTGAAAAtctaccaacctcagaattcccacctcctgtttggatttcttctcaggtttttgcctgcaatatgagttctgttatactcacagacatcattcaaacacttttagaaacttcagagtgttttctatccaatacgaataatactatgcatatattagcaactgggactgaggagcaggcagtttactatggtcacctctgtgcacctttcatccaagctactcaatactgcccctgcagccataagaagttaatgtctCCCATTAATGAAATGGATGTATAAATATTTTACTGAAAAAGTGGTTAAGTTGATATAGATATTGTGAATGTCTAGCTGAAGCTTATGTAACCCAATATTGCAAGCTCTGAAATTGCAAAAATTTGGAATACAAGTAGTCAGTTGTCTGCCCTAcgtacacaaacaaacaaacaaacagcatTAGGATATCTTAATACATCTTGGAAATA encodes:
- the LOC139535227 gene encoding guanylin-like, which encodes MKTILSIALVLLALYLVSEAHAVQVQVQEGDFVFSLESVKKLQELTESSSVNGKQNPHLASTSFASVCANPSLPQEFMPLCMQRGASMSLSRLATVPIDVCEICAFVACTGC